Proteins encoded together in one Qingshengfaniella alkalisoli window:
- a CDS encoding cytochrome P450 translates to MISSIMNLLRTAWRLILIWADAFRALWALRGAAVLAVRDRNRLAEKLIAPEPQRHVLAILRAWAPNISLKRQVVKAYENTGTSVVTRREDVLDVLSRDEDFEVVYGPRMRELTGGANFFLGMQPGWDYTRDTSAMRLAMRHSDVPRVVLPRAIELSEQIVASSEGMLDLPQALTLEVSWDIVARYFGLPGPDPEAIKNWATTLFWYLFGDLGADPELRQRSMDSAKGLRNYIDVEIAQRKSQPTEKDDVLARCLALQAAATPGMDDLGIRNNLLGLVIGAIPTISKASCLALDELLRRPEALASARKAIDAGDDQLFAGHIWEALRFNPHNPVIYRRATCDTQIARSSLREKQITNGQMVFVSTLSAMFDRLDIDSPLDFKPDRPFNTHIIWGKGMHSCFGAQVNQAVIPAILKPLIAKPSLRRAEDARGQISAGGTPFPQHFHIAY, encoded by the coding sequence ATGATTTCCAGCATCATGAACCTCTTGAGGACAGCGTGGCGGTTGATTTTGATCTGGGCAGATGCGTTTCGTGCGCTGTGGGCGTTGCGCGGCGCGGCTGTTCTGGCGGTCCGCGACAGAAACCGACTAGCCGAAAAACTGATCGCACCGGAACCGCAACGGCACGTGCTGGCAATCCTACGCGCTTGGGCGCCCAACATATCGCTCAAGCGGCAAGTCGTGAAAGCCTACGAAAACACGGGCACCTCGGTCGTCACCAGACGCGAAGACGTGCTGGACGTGCTGTCACGCGACGAGGATTTCGAAGTCGTCTATGGCCCCCGTATGCGTGAACTGACGGGGGGCGCGAACTTCTTTCTAGGGATGCAGCCCGGTTGGGATTACACCCGCGATACGTCTGCCATGCGTCTTGCCATGCGGCACAGCGACGTGCCCCGAGTTGTTCTGCCCCGCGCGATCGAGTTATCCGAACAGATCGTAGCGTCGAGCGAAGGCATGCTTGACCTACCACAGGCTCTCACGCTGGAAGTGTCTTGGGATATAGTTGCGCGCTATTTCGGGCTGCCAGGGCCAGATCCCGAGGCAATCAAGAATTGGGCAACGACGCTCTTCTGGTACTTATTCGGTGATTTGGGCGCCGATCCCGAATTGCGCCAACGATCCATGGATAGCGCCAAAGGGCTTCGGAACTATATCGACGTGGAAATCGCACAGCGAAAATCCCAACCCACCGAGAAGGATGATGTCTTGGCGCGATGCCTTGCGCTTCAAGCGGCAGCGACACCCGGCATGGATGATCTTGGGATTCGTAACAATCTGCTTGGTCTGGTCATCGGCGCCATACCAACCATTTCCAAAGCAAGTTGCCTGGCGCTCGACGAATTACTTCGACGCCCGGAAGCGCTCGCCAGCGCGCGCAAGGCGATAGATGCGGGTGACGACCAATTGTTTGCGGGCCATATATGGGAAGCGCTTCGTTTCAACCCGCATAACCCTGTTATATATCGCCGCGCGACGTGTGACACCCAGATCGCCCGATCCTCGCTTCGCGAGAAACAGATCACCAACGGCCAGATGGTTTTTGTCAGCACGTTGTCGGCAATGTTCGACAGACTCGATATAGACAGCCCACTCGATTTCAAACCAGATCGCCCGTTCAACACGCATATCATCTGGGGGAAGGGCATGCATAGCTGCTTCGGAGCACAGGTCAATCAGGCCGTCATTCCGGCCATTCTTAAGCCGCTGATCGCCAAGCCCTCCCTGCGTCGCGCCGAGGATGCCCGCGGCCAGATCAGCGCGGGCGGTACACCTTTCCCGCAGCATTTTCACATCGCATACTAG
- a CDS encoding lytic transglycosylase domain-containing protein, translating to MIDEGLTVPRLLIGLGVWLMLATASVANTCDMAAREAASRTRVPLDVLRAITRTETARNGKPWPWTINIAGRGIWLDDRSALLSIARDTLGAGEHSFDLGCFQVNYRWHGAQFASLEQMVDPVQNALYAARFLERLHDETGDWTLAAGRYHSRTEQHAARYRTLYSQHVSQLDEPAGRLNSFALLQGGAVRMGSLVPVDRTDARRLIPDGRGVSLFGQGS from the coding sequence ATGATTGACGAAGGTCTTACGGTGCCCCGGTTGCTGATCGGATTAGGGGTTTGGTTAATGCTGGCGACGGCGTCGGTGGCAAACACATGCGATATGGCGGCGAGGGAGGCTGCGTCGAGAACCCGTGTCCCCCTAGATGTCTTGCGTGCGATCACCCGAACTGAAACGGCTCGCAATGGCAAGCCTTGGCCGTGGACTATCAACATCGCTGGTCGAGGCATATGGCTGGATGATCGCTCTGCTCTGCTGTCCATCGCGCGCGATACGCTTGGTGCAGGCGAGCACAGCTTCGACCTGGGGTGCTTTCAGGTCAATTATCGTTGGCACGGTGCGCAGTTCGCATCGCTGGAGCAGATGGTGGACCCGGTGCAGAACGCGCTGTACGCGGCAAGGTTTCTGGAACGCTTACATGATGAAACCGGGGATTGGACCCTCGCCGCGGGACGTTACCATTCACGGACGGAGCAACATGCCGCGCGTTACCGGACCCTTTACAGCCAGCATGTATCGCAGTTGGATGAACCGGCCGGACGTCTCAATTCCTTCGCATTGCTGCAAGGCGGGGCGGTGCGCATGGGGTCGCTGGTGCCGGTGGATCGCACTGATGCACGGCGACTGATCCCCGATGGTCGCGGCGTAAGCCTGTTCGGGCAGGGGTCGTAA
- the flhA gene encoding flagellar biosynthesis protein FlhA: MPNAKTLFQPTILLALALMAIIVMMILPMPAWVLDVGLAASFALAILIFTVTLFIERPLDFSAFPTILLASLMLRLSLNVSSTKLIIGEGHTGTRAAGDVINGFAMFVMGGSIFLGLVVFGVLLIVNFMVITKGAARMAEVGARFALDGMPGKQLAIDSDVSAGAISHEEAKRRRETEQAETTFFGSLDGVSKFVKGDAIAGLLITLLNFVMGLGMGIAIHGMPAGTAMETYAILTVGDGLVTQIPAVIISIASALLLARGGATGTTDLAVIGQLGRHPGALATVAALMILFALVPGLPFLPFLLGGLGLGTAAFAVHRQAQAKVKQAAQVKASDQSRPAEKSIGDMLELDDVHVEFAPDLVSMVLDPGTGLDARIVSLRTHVAESYGLILPEIRLTDSAVLGSGQYAIRIHGVERVRDRIRTDQVLALLPDGTKTAIEGEAVREPVYGAPAKWVSPDLQDDIALDGATVVMPSEVLATHLLEVIKSNMAQLMTLKSLRKLLDAMTGLSDADRAAANRRLLDELVPDKVPLEVLLAVLRLLLEERVSIRNLPLILEAIAEVRTMHSAPEAVCEHVRQRLGYQIVADQKRPDGTIPLLQLAVEWEGRFEAYQIQNDKGLPDVALPPEEFNKLASGISEKIGKLSGSDGLPALVTSTRRRRYLKTVVAAKGLAVPVLSFEELGFDARPAIVGVVPA; this comes from the coding sequence ATGCCGAACGCCAAGACGCTGTTTCAACCGACGATACTTTTGGCGCTCGCGCTGATGGCGATCATTGTCATGATGATCCTGCCGATGCCCGCATGGGTGCTTGACGTGGGGCTCGCGGCCTCTTTCGCACTGGCCATTCTGATCTTCACGGTGACACTGTTTATCGAGCGGCCACTGGATTTTTCTGCCTTTCCGACGATCCTTCTGGCGTCGCTGATGTTGCGCCTGTCCCTGAACGTGTCGTCCACGAAACTGATCATCGGCGAAGGTCATACGGGAACACGAGCTGCGGGTGACGTAATCAACGGCTTTGCGATGTTTGTCATGGGCGGCAGCATTTTTCTCGGGCTCGTCGTGTTCGGGGTGCTGCTGATCGTGAACTTCATGGTTATCACCAAAGGTGCAGCACGTATGGCGGAGGTCGGCGCGCGCTTTGCGTTGGACGGTATGCCGGGCAAACAGCTGGCCATCGATAGCGACGTATCTGCCGGTGCAATCAGCCATGAAGAAGCCAAGCGCCGCCGGGAAACGGAGCAGGCAGAAACGACATTCTTCGGCTCGCTCGATGGTGTTTCCAAGTTCGTGAAGGGGGACGCTATCGCGGGCCTGCTGATCACGTTGCTGAACTTCGTGATGGGCCTTGGGATGGGGATCGCCATCCATGGGATGCCCGCCGGAACAGCGATGGAAACCTACGCGATTTTGACTGTTGGCGACGGGCTGGTGACGCAAATACCGGCGGTGATTATATCCATCGCATCTGCCTTGCTATTGGCGCGGGGCGGGGCGACGGGCACCACTGATCTGGCCGTTATCGGACAGTTGGGGCGGCATCCGGGGGCCTTGGCGACGGTTGCTGCGCTGATGATCCTGTTTGCGCTGGTGCCAGGGTTGCCGTTCTTGCCGTTCCTTCTGGGCGGGCTGGGGCTGGGAACGGCCGCCTTTGCCGTTCATCGACAGGCACAAGCCAAAGTCAAGCAAGCGGCGCAGGTCAAGGCGTCAGACCAGAGCCGACCGGCCGAGAAGTCGATCGGCGACATGCTGGAGTTGGACGACGTCCATGTCGAATTTGCGCCTGATCTGGTGTCGATGGTTCTGGACCCGGGAACCGGGTTGGATGCGCGGATTGTCAGTTTACGGACCCATGTGGCCGAAAGCTATGGGCTAATCCTGCCGGAGATCCGACTGACCGATTCCGCCGTTCTTGGGTCAGGTCAATATGCGATCCGCATACATGGGGTTGAACGTGTGCGCGATCGCATCCGAACCGACCAAGTGCTTGCCCTGTTACCTGATGGAACCAAGACAGCGATCGAGGGGGAAGCAGTACGCGAGCCGGTTTATGGCGCACCGGCCAAATGGGTTTCACCGGACCTTCAGGACGACATCGCGTTGGATGGTGCGACGGTGGTGATGCCGTCAGAAGTGCTCGCAACGCATCTTTTGGAGGTCATAAAATCGAACATGGCGCAGCTAATGACGCTAAAAAGCCTGCGCAAGTTGTTGGACGCGATGACTGGGTTGTCGGACGCAGACCGTGCCGCAGCGAACCGGCGGCTACTGGACGAACTGGTGCCCGACAAAGTTCCGCTGGAGGTTCTGCTCGCGGTTCTGCGGCTGTTATTGGAAGAGCGTGTCTCCATCCGCAACCTGCCCCTGATCCTGGAGGCGATTGCGGAAGTCCGAACCATGCACAGCGCGCCGGAGGCGGTATGCGAACATGTACGCCAGCGGTTAGGTTATCAAATAGTCGCCGACCAGAAGCGGCCGGATGGAACCATTCCGCTGCTGCAACTCGCGGTGGAATGGGAGGGGCGCTTCGAGGCCTATCAGATCCAGAACGACAAGGGTTTGCCGGATGTTGCTTTGCCGCCAGAAGAATTCAATAAGCTGGCGTCGGGGATTTCGGAAAAGATCGGCAAGCTGAGCGGTTCCGATGGCCTTCCAGCGCTCGTGACGTCCACGCGGCGACGGCGCTACCTGAAGACCGTGGTGGCGGCGAAGGGCTTAGCGGTCCCCGTGTTGTCGTTTGAGGAACTCGGCTTTGACGCGCGACCTGCCATTGTCGGTGTGGTGCCCGCGTGA
- a CDS encoding flagellar biosynthetic protein FliR — protein sequence MNEAGAQLFALASQWIWVAWVVFLRVGAAIALIPVFGERLVPLRIKLGLAAAFTCIVAPAVASDIGAIPSGLSAVVWLSGAEALNGLVFGFSLRVFIWLLQIAGSVIAQSASLSQLLGGAGVDPQPAISQLLLFAGLALAAMADLHVQIAAAIIRSYHVLPPGIIPIAGDLSQWSVGRVASVFSLAFSYSSPFIIASLIYNVALGVINRAMPQLMVAFVGAPAITFGGLVLLLVLTPLLLPLWLRTFMAHMSAPIGVLP from the coding sequence GTGAATGAGGCCGGCGCACAGCTTTTTGCGCTGGCCAGTCAATGGATCTGGGTGGCTTGGGTCGTGTTCTTGCGCGTCGGTGCCGCGATCGCGTTGATACCTGTATTCGGCGAACGGTTGGTGCCATTGCGTATCAAGCTGGGGCTGGCTGCTGCGTTCACGTGCATCGTAGCACCGGCGGTGGCGAGTGACATCGGCGCCATTCCGTCCGGTCTGTCAGCCGTGGTTTGGCTGTCGGGGGCGGAGGCCTTGAATGGCCTGGTCTTCGGCTTTTCCCTGCGCGTCTTCATCTGGCTGCTTCAGATAGCGGGTAGCGTTATCGCGCAGTCCGCATCTCTGTCGCAACTGTTGGGCGGGGCTGGTGTCGATCCTCAGCCTGCTATTTCGCAGCTACTGCTTTTCGCGGGGTTGGCCTTGGCCGCGATGGCCGATCTGCATGTCCAGATCGCCGCCGCGATCATCCGGTCTTACCACGTTCTGCCGCCGGGAATTATCCCGATCGCCGGTGATCTGTCGCAATGGAGCGTTGGGCGCGTGGCCTCTGTCTTCTCGCTAGCCTTCAGCTATTCGTCGCCGTTCATCATCGCATCCCTGATCTACAACGTCGCGCTCGGCGTCATCAACCGCGCGATGCCGCAACTGATGGTGGCCTTTGTGGGCGCACCTGCGATCACCTTCGGTGGGCTCGTATTGCTGTTGGTGCTGACGCCGCTTCTTCTGCCGCTGTGGCTAAGAACGTTCATGGCGCATATGTCCGCGCCGATCGGAGTGTTGCCGTGA